The Balearica regulorum gibbericeps isolate bBalReg1 chromosome 22, bBalReg1.pri, whole genome shotgun sequence genome includes a region encoding these proteins:
- the PAQR7 gene encoding membrane progestin receptor alpha isoform X1 produces MCLVGLFFVSINLILVSSIPPDGLSLVRHGELQGFLNLPSASFLLLFLVVLRSRDPEFGCIMATVVTEKLSRLFINVRQVPQLLAPLSPSTVSSSEVPKIFWKPYIHTGYRPVQQTWRYYFSTLFQQHNEAINVWTHLVAALILLLRFQQLSQRVDFGQDLHAQPLLIIIVASITYLTFSTLAHLLQAKSEFWHYSFFFMDYVGVAVYQYGSALGHYYYAIEPSWHEKIKGFYMPAAVLLAWLSCAGSCYAKYRYHQSAHLLSRLCQELPSGLAYVLDISPVIHRIYTASPSGRADPALLYHKCQVLFFLIGAFFFSHPYPEKWFPGKCHFFGQSHQIFHVCLVLCTLAQIEAVVLDYESRRQIYSALQGDLAHNFSALCLFTVTCSVLTAAYMARKVKTKLSFKEE; encoded by the exons ATGTGtctggtgggtttgttttttgtgtcCATTAACCTCATACTTGTATCTTCTATTCCTCCAGACGGTCTGTCGCTAGTACGGCATGGGGAACTCCAGGGGTTCTTAAATCTCCCTTCAGCATCCTTCCTATTACTATTTTTg GTTGTTTTGCGCAGCAGGGACCCGGAGTTTGGCTGCATCATGGCAACAGTCGTCACCGAAAAGCTTAGCCGCCTCTTTATTAACGTGCGGCAGGTCCCTCAGCTGCTggcccctctctctccctccaccGTCAGCAGTTCGGAGGTGCCAAAGATCTTCTGGAAGCCCTACATCCACACCGGCTACCGGCCGGTGCAGCAGACCTGGCGCTATTACTTCTCGACACTCTTCCAGCAGCACAACGAGGCCATCAACGTCTGGACGCATCTGGTTGCAGcgctgatcctgctgctgcgGTTCCAGCAGCTCTCCCAACGGGTGGATTTTGGGCAGGACCTGCACGCCCAACCCCTCCTCATCATCATCGTGGCGTCCATCACCTACCTGACGTTCAGCACCCTCGCTCACCTTCTGCAGGCCAAATCTGAGTTCTGGCACTACAGCTTCTTCTTCATGGACTACGTGGGGGTTGCCGTTTACCAGTACGGCAGCGCTCTGGGGCACTACTACTACGCCATCGAGCCAAGCTGGCACGAGAAGATCAAGGGGTTTTACATGCCGGCGGCTGTCCTGTTAGCCTGGCTGTCCTGCGCGGGTTCCTGCTACGCCAAGTACCGGTACCACCAATCCGCTCACCTTCTGAGCAGgctctgccaggagctgccCTCCGGCCTGGCGTACGTGCTGGACATCAGCCCTGTGATCCACCGCATCTACACCGCGTCGCCCTCCGGGCGGGCTGACCCGGCCCTTCTGTATCACAAATGTCAAGTGCTCTTTTTCCTCATTGGagccttttttttctcacaCCCTTACCCTGAGAAGTGGTTTCCCGGGAAATGTCACTTCTTCGGGCAGAGCCATCAGATTTTTCACGTGTGCCTGGTACTCTGCACGTTGGCGCAGATCGAGGCGGTGGTGTTGGACTATGAGTCCAGGCGACAGATCTATTCCGCTCTTCAGGGTGATTTGGCGCACAACTTCTCTGCCCTGTGCCTCTTCACTGTGACCTGCTCTGTCCTCACAGCCGCTTACATGGCCCGGAAGGTGAAGACCAAGCTGAGCTTCAAAGAAGAGTGA
- the PAQR7 gene encoding membrane progestin receptor alpha isoform X2, whose protein sequence is MATVVTEKLSRLFINVRQVPQLLAPLSPSTVSSSEVPKIFWKPYIHTGYRPVQQTWRYYFSTLFQQHNEAINVWTHLVAALILLLRFQQLSQRVDFGQDLHAQPLLIIIVASITYLTFSTLAHLLQAKSEFWHYSFFFMDYVGVAVYQYGSALGHYYYAIEPSWHEKIKGFYMPAAVLLAWLSCAGSCYAKYRYHQSAHLLSRLCQELPSGLAYVLDISPVIHRIYTASPSGRADPALLYHKCQVLFFLIGAFFFSHPYPEKWFPGKCHFFGQSHQIFHVCLVLCTLAQIEAVVLDYESRRQIYSALQGDLAHNFSALCLFTVTCSVLTAAYMARKVKTKLSFKEE, encoded by the coding sequence ATGGCAACAGTCGTCACCGAAAAGCTTAGCCGCCTCTTTATTAACGTGCGGCAGGTCCCTCAGCTGCTggcccctctctctccctccaccGTCAGCAGTTCGGAGGTGCCAAAGATCTTCTGGAAGCCCTACATCCACACCGGCTACCGGCCGGTGCAGCAGACCTGGCGCTATTACTTCTCGACACTCTTCCAGCAGCACAACGAGGCCATCAACGTCTGGACGCATCTGGTTGCAGcgctgatcctgctgctgcgGTTCCAGCAGCTCTCCCAACGGGTGGATTTTGGGCAGGACCTGCACGCCCAACCCCTCCTCATCATCATCGTGGCGTCCATCACCTACCTGACGTTCAGCACCCTCGCTCACCTTCTGCAGGCCAAATCTGAGTTCTGGCACTACAGCTTCTTCTTCATGGACTACGTGGGGGTTGCCGTTTACCAGTACGGCAGCGCTCTGGGGCACTACTACTACGCCATCGAGCCAAGCTGGCACGAGAAGATCAAGGGGTTTTACATGCCGGCGGCTGTCCTGTTAGCCTGGCTGTCCTGCGCGGGTTCCTGCTACGCCAAGTACCGGTACCACCAATCCGCTCACCTTCTGAGCAGgctctgccaggagctgccCTCCGGCCTGGCGTACGTGCTGGACATCAGCCCTGTGATCCACCGCATCTACACCGCGTCGCCCTCCGGGCGGGCTGACCCGGCCCTTCTGTATCACAAATGTCAAGTGCTCTTTTTCCTCATTGGagccttttttttctcacaCCCTTACCCTGAGAAGTGGTTTCCCGGGAAATGTCACTTCTTCGGGCAGAGCCATCAGATTTTTCACGTGTGCCTGGTACTCTGCACGTTGGCGCAGATCGAGGCGGTGGTGTTGGACTATGAGTCCAGGCGACAGATCTATTCCGCTCTTCAGGGTGATTTGGCGCACAACTTCTCTGCCCTGTGCCTCTTCACTGTGACCTGCTCTGTCCTCACAGCCGCTTACATGGCCCGGAAGGTGAAGACCAAGCTGAGCTTCAAAGAAGAGTGA
- the AUNIP gene encoding aurora kinase A- and ninein-interacting protein, with amino-acid sequence MKRRRRGGAAQQPEACDVWLDTAALKQSAVQSLVAKPKVSSRVLERKHASVAFTQTRASQPCTKQTTIPVFFSTQTGEKDKENSMPSPFILNNDCKEKGISLAASPVKILALPRMEEAQRQSFRTEVELVQVTPRPRAQKAPASPTPWQVHTEPRGKSEASSGVGGDCCCLSFTQDSEGNRIIAHRNESDVFAGETVSASGSLTADCGINERAGQPLPEEVKTRLDFQPRLGANWHKKPQQLSSVNSLIDFTETENINPAITRDSAWAASFYPSPRRAGRAQPLRERSQNTGAGSAEEGWGSERGPSSPCRQLFTQDSQGNRVIAHRCQNVPSPRKDHGSSRGQLPDSACKSCSSDAANRRLSNLGEQQVDVCYDLLFTQDSEGNRVIKH; translated from the exons ATGAAGCGCAGACGTAGAGGCGGCGCGGCCCAGCAGCCCGAAGCGTGCGATGTCTGGCTGGACACCGCCGCGCTGAAGCAGAGCGCGGTGCAG TCTCTCGTAGCCAAGCCAAAAGTATCTAGTCGAGTTCTGGAAAGGAAGCACGCCTCAGTCGCTTTCACGCAGACAAGAGCATCTCAGCCCTGCACCAAGCAAACCACCATCCCCGTCTTCTTCAGCACTCAGACAG GtgaaaaagacaaagagaacTCCATGCCATCTCCTTTTATCCTGAATAACGACtgtaaagaaaaaggtatttccTTGGCTGCCTCCCCTGTGAAGATCTTGGCTTTGCCGCGGATGGAGGAAGCGCAGAGACAATCCTTCAGAACCGAGGTGGAGCTGGTGCAGGTGACACCCCGGCCTCGTGCACAGAAAGCGCCGGCCTCGCCGACTCCTTGGCAGGTACACACGGAGCCCCGCGGCAAGAGCGAAGCCTCctctggggtgggaggggattGCTGCTGCCTCAGCTTCACCCAGGACTCAGAGGGCAACCGGATCATCGCTCACAGAAACGAGTCCGATGTATTTGCTGGAGAAACAGTTTCAGCGAGCGGCAGCTTAACTGCAGACTGCGGGATAAATGAGCGAGCGGGCCAGCCACTCCCCGAGGAGGTGAAAACTAGACTTGATTTCCAACCAAGACTTGGTGCAAACTGGCATAAGAAACCACAACAATTGAGTAGCGTGAATTCTTTAATTGATTTCACTGAGACTGAGAATATAAATCCTGCTATAACGAGAGACAGTGCCTGGGCTGCCAGCTTTTATCCATCTCCACGAAGAGCAGGTAGAGCACAGCCGCTGAGAGAGCGCAGCCAGAACACCGGTGCTGGTTCCGCTgaggagggatggggcagcGAGCGGGGACCGAGCAGTCCCTGCAGGCAGTTGTTCACCCAGGATTCCCAGGGGAACAGAGTCATCGCTCACCGCTGCCAGAATGTCCCGTCCCCTCGCAAGGACCACGGCAGCTCTCGCGGGCAGCTGCCTGACTCTGCCTGCAAGAGCTGTTCCAGCGATGCTGCGAACAGGCGCTTGAGCAACCTGGGGGAGCAGCAGGTAGATGTGTGCTATGATTTACTGTTCACGCAGGACTCGGAAGGGAACAGAGTGATTAAACACTAA
- the STMN1 gene encoding stathmin → MATSDIQVKELEKRASGQAFELILSPRSKEAVPEFPLSPPKKKDVSLEEIQKKLEAAEERRKSHEAEVLKQLAEKREHEKEVLQKAIEENNNFSKMAEEKLTHKMEANKENREAQMAAKLERLREKDKHVEEVRKNKEGKDPGEAETD, encoded by the exons ATGGCTACTTCTG ATATTCAAGTGAAGGAACTGGAAAAGCGTGCCTCTGGGCAGGCATTTGAGCTGATACTCAGTCCCCGCTCAAAAGAAGCAGTCCCAGAATTCCCTCTTTCTCCCCCAAAGAAGAAGGATGTGTCATTGGAAGAGATTCAGAAGAAGTtggaagcagcagaagagagaCGTAAG TCTCATGAAGCAGAAGTCTTGAAGCAGCTAGCTGAGAAGCGGGAGCATGAAAAAGAAGTGCTTCAGAAAGCAattgaagaaaacaacaacttcAGCAAAATGGCAGAGGAGAAGCTGACCCACAAAATGGAAGCTAACAAAGAAAACCGTGAGGCACAAATGGCTGCTAAACTGGAACGCTTGAGGGAGAAG GACAAGCATGTCGAAGAGGTTCGAAAGAACAAAGAAGGCAAAGACCCTGGTGAGGCCGAAACCGACTGA